CCTTCGGAAGAACATTTGCCGGTAAATTCAATATCCACCGTACCAGGCGCAATTTCCCGAACGACGGGATCGATACCTTTGACAACATGGCCAAAACCGGGATCTTCGTAGTCGACAGGACTGTACAGGAAGAGATGGGCGGCGGAGTGGACCTTGAAGACAACCTCTGGTACATCCCGGGTCCGCACGCCCTGGTTCCCCGGAAACAGAAATGATTTTAACCGGAACATAACCAATCACAACATAATTTTACTTAATAACTTCAAAATCAGAGAGTATCAGTAAAAATAAAATCGAACCAATTGAACAATAGTATAACAAACAGAGATACCCGCCTCCGGGCCGGGGCTCTAAAAATAAAAATAACATGAATAAAAAAATAATTGTAGTTGGAAGCTCAAATACCGACATGGTGGTAAAGGTGCCCCATATACCGGCACCAGGTGAAACAGTCATGGGATCGGAACTGCTGACCATCCCCGGGGGCAAGGGGGCCAACCAGGCCGTGGGCGCTGCCCGCGCCGGCGGCGATGTGGTATTCATTGCATGTGTATCGGACGACACTTTCGGGACCGATGCAATAGAAAACTATAAAAAGGATAAGATAGACACCTCTTTCATAAAGGTGAAACCCGGTTTGCACTCGGGGGTAGCACTTATAAATGTTGCCGAAGACGGCGAGAACAGTATTGCCGTAGCCCCCGGTGCCAACAGCCATCTGCTTCCCGAGGATATAATAAAGGCAAGGGATGCCTTTGCGGGAGCGGGAGCCGTTCTTGTCCAGCTCGAAATACCCCAGGAAACGGTGCTTGCAGTGGTGCAACTTGCCTCTGAACTCGATGTACCCGTAATACTCAATCCCGCGCCGGGTGCAAAGCTTCCGGCCAAACTCCTTAAAATGGTATCGGTGATCACCCCGAATGAAACTGAGGCGGCACTTCTCACCGGCACACGGGAGATAAATGAAGACACCATTCCCGAAATG
The Marinilabiliales bacterium genome window above contains:
- the rbsK gene encoding ribokinase — translated: MNKKIIVVGSSNTDMVVKVPHIPAPGETVMGSELLTIPGGKGANQAVGAARAGGDVVFIACVSDDTFGTDAIENYKKDKIDTSFIKVKPGLHSGVALINVAEDGENSIAVAPGANSHLLPEDIIKARDAFAGAGAVLVQLEIPQETVLAVVQLASELDVPVILNPAPGAKLPAKLLKMVSVITPNETEAALLTGTREINEDTIPEMARELYDMGIETVIITLGSKGVYLLNSDFQGVIQGYKVKAVDTTAAGDVFNGALASALSANKPVREAIDFAQRAAAISVTRMGAQPSAPHLQEILDHKF